One window of Nicotiana tomentosiformis chromosome 11, ASM39032v3, whole genome shotgun sequence genomic DNA carries:
- the LOC104120478 gene encoding triphosphate tunnel metalloenzyme 3 isoform X2, protein MEIEVKLKLPDSAAHQKVLSLFSPYHAKTHHQRNTFFDGAAGELSSRRTVLRLRFYENSENVKCMVCLKAKAVIIDGVSRVEEDEEEFDSKIGYECVSNPRKLMEVESRVLKRAKEEFDVAEGGFIGLGGFKNVRNVFEWNGVELEVDETIYDFGTCYEIECESTEPEKVKAMIEALLKENDIDYSYSEVSKFATFRAGKLP, encoded by the coding sequence ATGGAGATTGAAGTGAAGCTCAAATTACCGGATTCAGCCGCACACCAGAAGGTTCTCTCTCTTTTCTCGCCGTATCACGCTAAAACCCACCACCAGCGCAACACTTTCTTCGACGGCGCCGCCGGCGAGCTGAGCTCGCGCCGGACCGTTCTCCGTCTCCGATTCTACGAGAATTCGGAAAACGTGAAGTGCATGGTGTGCCTCAAGGCTAAAGCCGTAATTATTGACGGCGTTAGCCGAGTAGAAGAGGACGAAGAAGAATTCGATTCGAAAATCGGGTACGAATGCGTTTCTAACCCTAGGAAACTGATGGAGGTGGAATCTAGGGTTTTGAAAAGGGCAAAAGAGGAATTTGACGTTGCGGAGGGAGGGTTTATTGGACTGGGTGGGTTTAAGAACGTAAGGAATGTGTTTGAGTGGAATGGTGTGGAGTTAGAGGTTGATGAGACTATATATGACTTTGGGACTTGTTATGAGATCGAATGCGAAAGCACAGAGCCGGAGAAAGTTAAGGCGATGATTGAGGCATTGTTGAAGGAGAATGACATTGATTACAGCTACTCAGAAGTGTCAAAGTTTGCTACTTTCCGGGCCGGAAAGTTGCCTTAG
- the LOC104120478 gene encoding triphosphate tunnel metalloenzyme 3 isoform X1 has translation MEIEVKLKLPDSAAHQKVLSLFSPYHAKTHHQRNTFFDGAAGELSSRRTVLRLRFYENSENVKCMVCLKAKAVIIDGVSRVEEDEEEFDSKIGYECVSNPRKLMEVESRVLKRAKEEFDVAEGGFIGLGGFKNVRNVFEWNGVELEVDETIYDFGTCYEIECESTEPEKVKAMIEALLKENDIDYSYSEVSKFATFRAGKLP, from the exons ATGGAGATTGAAGTGAAGCTCAAATTACCGGATTCAGCCGCACACCAGAAGGTTCTCTCTCTTTTCTCGCCGTATCACGCTAAAACCCACCACCAGCGCAACACTTTCTTCGACGGCGCCGCCGGCGAGCTGAGCTCGCGCCGGACCGTTCTCCGTCTCCGATTCTACGAGAATTCGGAAAACGTGAAGTGCATGGTGTGCCTCAAGGCTAAAGCCGTAATTATTGACGGCGTTAGCCGAGTAGAAGAGGACGAAGAAGAATTCGATTCGAAAATCGGGTACGAATGCGTTTCTAACCCTAGGAAACTGATGGAGGTGGAATCTAGGGTTTTGAAAAGGGCAAAAGAGGAATTTGACGTTGCGGAGGGAGGGTTTATTGGACTGGGTGGGTTTAAGAACGTAAGGAATGTGTTTGAGTGGAATGGTGTGGAGTTAGAGGTTGATGAGACTATATATGACTTTGGGACTTGTTATGAGATCGAATGCGAAAGCACAGAGCCGGAGAAAGTTAAGGCGATGATTGAGGCATTGTTGAAGGAGAATGACATTGATTACAGCTACTCAGAAGTGTCAAAGTTTGCTACTTTCCGGGCCGGAAAGTTGCCTTA G
- the LOC104120479 gene encoding uncharacterized protein has protein sequence MEVNSFSSDIVAFGKIVMNSVLEVVVAETLLEAQRSVASLLIMTGCLLKAGAPLPGLAAAPLSELVSSAPLSELVSSDKRFPFGLLDQKNEACPENEDGSDTEDDDEDDDGDAEDQDDEDDANDEDFSGEEGGDDDDEGDPEADPEANGNEGSDDDDEDDEDGDEEGDDDDEEEEEDDDDDEEEDQPPAKKRK, from the exons ATGGAAGTGAATAGTTTCAGCTCTGATATAGTTGCTTTTGGGAAAATAGTGATGAACTCTGTTCTTGAAGTTGTTGTTGCTGAGACCCTTTTGGAAGCTCAGAGATCTGTTGCTTCTCTGCTCATAATG ACAGGATGTTTGCTGAAGGCTGGTGCTCCGTTGCCAGGGTTGGCAGCTGCTCCGTTATCAGAGTTGGTAAGCTCTGCTCCATTGTCAGAGTTGGTAAGCTCCGATAAAAG GTTTCCCTTTGGGTTGCTTGATCAAAAGAACGAAGCTTGTCCTGAGAACGAAGATGGCAGTGATACAGAGGATGACGATGAAGATGATGACGGAGATGCCGAGGATCAGGATGACGAGGATGATGCAAACGATGAAGATTTCTCCGGTGAAGAAGGGGGAGATGATGACGATGAAGGAGATCCTGAGGCGGATCCTGAGGCTAATGGCAACGAAGGgagcgatgatgatgatgaagatgacgaGGATGGTGATGAGGAAGGCGATGACGATGACGAGGAGGAAGAGGAAGATGACGATGACGACGAGGAAGAAGATCAACCACCTGCTAAGAAGAGAAAGTGA